A genomic segment from Dechloromonas denitrificans encodes:
- a CDS encoding sensor histidine kinase, producing MKRLLAAGGAFAAALGGIVWFLLLMSTAADTVIFSRNYPLLIGLNIVLALAMLGLVGWQLRSLWRDYRAQVFGARLKLRLMLMFGVIAVLPGALVYGVSVQFVTRSIESWFDVRVEKALESGLHLGRSALDSLLADLADKGRSMALELSDLQESSRRSALLRLREEKGVQSAALFSVGGQLLSSATSELSSLLPDLPSQAQLKQARSSRAVATVEGDGGKLYLRVLVPVAARDVFEEPRILQLTHSVPPSLAQDADAVQGVYRDYQELQLAREGLTRIYALTLTLTVLVALFGAFALAYVMARRLAAPLYILAEGTQAVAQGDFSPRQAIYSGDELGILTQSFNQMTRQLDEARRETERHRAELESARGYLESILANLSAGVLVFDRHCVLRTVNEGALTILNDDFVGLIGEEVAQWPRQSVMGEFIRQHFSATEEIEWQAQVELERPNGMPQVLLLRGSRLPDASGGGDVVVFDDVTRIIAAQRSAAWGEVARRLAHEIKNPLTPIQLSAERLQFKLADKLINGDADMLARGTQTIINQVQAMKRMVDDFRDYARLPVPEVASLDLNELIREVLGLYESSSAEIETTLSDTLPPVLGDATQLRQIIHNLLRNSEDALEGRSASIIHILTEAAGRYACLRISDNGPGFPVELLPRIFEPYVTTKARGTGLGLPIVKKIVEEHLGTIEISNAPEGGARIDIRLPLVKEEEAKHGNNSGR from the coding sequence GTGAAGCGCTTGCTTGCTGCTGGTGGCGCATTTGCCGCTGCGCTTGGCGGAATCGTCTGGTTCCTGCTGCTGATGTCCACGGCGGCCGATACCGTTATTTTTTCGCGCAATTATCCGCTGCTGATCGGGCTCAATATCGTTTTGGCCCTGGCCATGCTCGGCCTGGTCGGCTGGCAGTTACGTTCGCTGTGGCGGGATTACCGGGCACAAGTCTTTGGCGCCCGGCTGAAACTGCGGCTGATGCTGATGTTTGGTGTCATCGCTGTTTTGCCCGGCGCGCTGGTCTATGGCGTTTCGGTCCAGTTTGTCACGCGGTCGATTGAAAGCTGGTTCGATGTCCGTGTTGAAAAGGCGCTGGAATCGGGCCTGCACCTTGGTCGTTCGGCGCTGGATTCATTGCTTGCCGACCTGGCGGACAAGGGGCGCAGCATGGCGCTTGAGCTTTCGGACTTGCAGGAAAGTTCGCGGCGCTCGGCATTGCTTCGCCTGCGCGAGGAAAAAGGTGTCCAGTCGGCTGCGTTGTTCTCCGTGGGCGGGCAATTGCTGTCCAGCGCAACCAGCGAGCTGAGCAGCCTGCTGCCCGATTTGCCGAGCCAAGCCCAACTCAAGCAGGCGCGCAGTTCGCGTGCCGTGGCGACGGTCGAGGGCGATGGCGGCAAGTTGTACTTGCGCGTGCTGGTCCCGGTGGCAGCGCGCGATGTTTTCGAAGAACCGCGCATCCTGCAGCTGACGCATTCGGTACCACCCAGCCTGGCTCAGGATGCCGATGCCGTCCAGGGCGTTTATCGTGACTATCAGGAATTGCAGCTGGCGCGTGAAGGGCTGACGCGGATTTATGCTCTGACTTTGACGTTGACCGTACTGGTCGCGCTTTTTGGTGCTTTTGCCCTGGCTTACGTGATGGCCCGCCGGCTGGCTGCGCCGCTCTACATTCTGGCCGAAGGGACGCAGGCGGTAGCGCAGGGCGACTTCTCGCCACGCCAGGCAATCTACAGCGGCGACGAACTTGGTATCCTGACGCAATCGTTCAATCAGATGACCCGCCAGCTTGATGAGGCGCGGCGCGAAACCGAGCGCCATCGGGCAGAACTGGAATCGGCGCGCGGTTATCTTGAATCGATTCTGGCCAACCTGTCTGCCGGGGTGCTGGTCTTTGATCGCCATTGCGTTCTGCGCACCGTCAATGAAGGTGCCTTGACCATCCTGAATGACGATTTTGTCGGCCTGATTGGCGAGGAGGTGGCCCAGTGGCCGCGCCAGAGCGTCATGGGTGAATTCATTCGCCAGCATTTCTCGGCGACCGAAGAAATCGAATGGCAGGCGCAGGTGGAACTTGAGCGCCCGAACGGCATGCCCCAGGTTTTATTGCTGCGCGGGTCGCGACTGCCGGATGCCAGCGGCGGCGGCGATGTTGTCGTTTTCGACGATGTGACGCGGATCATCGCCGCCCAGCGCAGTGCCGCCTGGGGCGAGGTGGCGCGACGTCTGGCGCACGAAATCAAGAACCCGCTGACGCCGATCCAGCTGTCGGCTGAGCGCCTGCAGTTCAAACTGGCCGATAAATTGATCAATGGTGATGCCGATATGCTGGCACGCGGCACCCAGACCATCATTAACCAGGTTCAGGCAATGAAACGCATGGTTGACGATTTCCGCGACTATGCGCGGCTGCCGGTTCCTGAAGTGGCTTCGCTGGATCTGAATGAGCTGATTCGCGAAGTGCTCGGGCTTTACGAAAGTTCGTCAGCCGAAATTGAAACAACCCTGTCCGATACACTGCCCCCGGTGCTGGGCGATGCAACCCAGTTGCGCCAGATCATCCACAATCTGTTGCGCAATTCGGAAGATGCACTCGAAGGGCGGAGTGCCAGCATCATTCACATCCTGACCGAAGCGGCCGGCCGCTATGCCTGCTTACGAATCAGCGACAATGGCCCCGGTTTCCCGGTAGAGTTGTTGCCGCGCATATTTGAACCCTATGTCACGACCAAGGCGCGCGGTACCGGCCTGGGTCTGCCCATTGTCAAGAAAATCGTTGAAGAACATCTGGGCACCATTGAAATCAGCAATGCACCTGAGGGCGGCGCACGGATCGATATCCGCTTGCCCCTGGTGAAGGAGGAGGAAGCCAA
- the rsmB gene encoding 16S rRNA (cytosine(967)-C(5))-methyltransferase RsmB, whose amino-acid sequence MSTLPLNSLAFALLSAARIDAAVFAGQSLADGLLTRVDPAARPAVQDLVYGSLRSYGKGDFFLARLLSKPLEVSEVRALLLVAFYRLETRPDAAHTVVDQAVVAAGELVEGRFKGLVNGVLRNFLRQQEALLAELSQNELALSQHPDWWLAELQAAYPEAWKSIVAAGNSAPPMALRVNLRRSGRDEYQARLTAEGIVSQALGEAGLALAKPLPVERLPGFADGLFSVQDPGAQRAASLLSPAPGSRVLDACAAPGGKTAHLLEQAELDLLALDLKASRCRRIEENLARLGLSATIQVADCIKLNTWWNNELFDAVLADVPCTASGVVRRNPDAKWLRREADIASFAATQSRILDVLWRVVRPGGKLLYVTCSVFPAENKGQIGRFLSRQPKARCRHEEQLLPTAEHDGFYYCLLEKID is encoded by the coding sequence ATGTCTACATTGCCGCTTAATTCCCTCGCTTTTGCGCTGCTCAGCGCTGCCCGCATCGATGCCGCCGTCTTTGCCGGCCAGAGCCTGGCCGATGGCCTGCTCACCCGGGTTGATCCGGCGGCTCGGCCAGCCGTTCAGGATCTGGTTTATGGCAGCTTGCGCAGCTATGGCAAGGGTGATTTTTTTCTCGCCCGTTTGCTGAGCAAGCCACTCGAAGTGTCGGAAGTGCGGGCCTTGCTGCTGGTCGCCTTTTATCGCCTGGAAACCCGCCCGGATGCAGCGCACACCGTTGTCGACCAAGCGGTTGTTGCTGCAGGCGAGCTGGTTGAAGGCCGTTTCAAGGGGCTGGTCAATGGCGTGTTGCGCAACTTTTTGCGGCAGCAGGAAGCGTTGCTCGCCGAATTGTCGCAGAACGAACTGGCGCTTTCGCAGCATCCGGACTGGTGGTTGGCCGAATTGCAGGCAGCCTATCCGGAGGCGTGGAAAAGTATTGTCGCAGCCGGCAACTCAGCACCGCCAATGGCCTTGCGCGTCAATCTCCGGCGCTCCGGGCGAGATGAATATCAGGCGCGTTTGACGGCGGAAGGTATTGTCTCGCAAGCGCTTGGCGAGGCCGGTCTGGCGCTTGCCAAACCCTTGCCGGTCGAGCGTTTGCCGGGTTTTGCCGATGGCTTGTTTTCGGTCCAGGACCCTGGCGCCCAGAGGGCGGCAAGCCTGCTTTCACCGGCGCCGGGCAGCCGTGTGCTTGATGCCTGTGCTGCGCCTGGGGGAAAGACGGCACATCTGCTCGAACAGGCTGAGCTTGATTTGCTGGCGCTGGATCTGAAAGCATCGCGTTGCCGGCGCATCGAGGAAAATCTGGCCCGTCTCGGCTTGTCTGCCACGATCCAGGTGGCTGATTGCATCAAGTTGAATACCTGGTGGAACAACGAGTTGTTCGATGCCGTACTGGCTGACGTACCTTGTACGGCCAGCGGTGTCGTGCGACGCAATCCGGATGCCAAGTGGCTGCGTCGTGAAGCCGATATCGCCAGTTTTGCTGCGACCCAGTCGCGTATCCTCGACGTTCTGTGGCGGGTTGTCCGGCCGGGGGGTAAATTACTATATGTCACCTGCTCGGTCTTTCCTGCCGAAAACAAGGGTCAGATCGGACGTTTCCTGAGCCGTCAGCCCAAGGCTCGTTGCCGACACGAGGAGCAGCTGTTGCCGACTGCTGAACATGATGGTTTTTATTACTGCCTGCTCGAAAAAATTGACTGA
- the def gene encoding peptide deformylase produces the protein MALLPILRFPDARLKKVAVPIASIDGSIRKLAADMAETMYEAPGIGLAATQVDVHKQLVVIDISEEKNDLLVLINPRIAASDGGQTGEEGCLSVPGIYEKVERAEHVTVDYLDLDGKKCSLKADGLLAVCIQHELDHLNGKVFVDHLSQLKQTRIKGKLAKQARVTA, from the coding sequence ATGGCACTTCTACCCATTTTGCGTTTCCCCGATGCCCGTCTGAAAAAAGTCGCGGTTCCCATTGCCTCCATTGATGGCAGCATCCGAAAACTGGCCGCCGACATGGCTGAAACCATGTACGAAGCGCCCGGTATCGGCTTGGCCGCGACCCAGGTCGATGTACACAAGCAATTGGTTGTGATCGATATTTCGGAAGAGAAAAACGATCTGCTGGTCCTGATCAATCCGCGTATCGCTGCAAGCGATGGCGGCCAGACGGGTGAGGAGGGCTGTCTTTCCGTCCCCGGCATCTATGAAAAGGTCGAACGGGCCGAGCATGTCACCGTCGATTATCTCGATCTCGATGGCAAGAAATGTTCGTTGAAGGCCGATGGCTTGCTGGCTGTCTGCATCCAGCATGAACTGGATCATCTTAACGGCAAGGTGTTTGTCGATCACCTTTCGCAACTCAAGCAGACGCGCATCAAGGGCAAGCTGGCCAAACAGGCGCGGGTAACGGCATGA
- a CDS encoding DUF4390 domain-containing protein produces the protein MTEQLRRWLFLLVFVPFLAWTAEVEISSPQLAAGDDGYSLSADFAFDLNSRLEEAVTKGVVLHFVVDFELARARWYWLDEKLVSRSQTYRLSYHALTRQYRLSTGGLHQSFSSLSDALRVLSRLRNWLVIERNDIRTLRAGDPYLAELRLRLDITQLPRPFQISALGNKEWSLNSDWKTWQLVLPSLPAVEAK, from the coding sequence TTGACTGAGCAATTGCGCCGCTGGCTGTTTCTTCTGGTTTTCGTGCCTTTTCTGGCGTGGACCGCAGAAGTCGAGATCAGCAGCCCGCAACTTGCTGCCGGCGATGACGGCTATTCGTTATCGGCAGATTTTGCTTTCGATTTGAACAGTCGCCTCGAAGAAGCAGTCACCAAGGGGGTTGTTCTCCATTTCGTCGTCGATTTCGAGCTTGCACGGGCCCGCTGGTACTGGCTTGATGAAAAGCTGGTCAGTCGCAGCCAGACTTATCGACTTTCCTACCATGCGCTGACTCGCCAATATCGTTTGTCGACCGGCGGCTTGCACCAGTCGTTTTCCAGCCTGTCGGATGCCTTGCGTGTTTTGTCGCGACTGCGCAACTGGTTGGTCATCGAGCGCAATGACATCCGTACCCTGCGGGCCGGTGACCCTTATTTGGCCGAACTGCGCCTGCGTCTCGATATCACGCAACTGCCCCGTCCTTTCCAGATCAGCGCCTTGGGCAACAAGGAGTGGAGCCTGAATTCGGACTGGAAAACCTGGCAACTGGTACTCCCGTCATTGCCTGCGGTGGAGGCCAAGTGA
- the fmt gene encoding methionyl-tRNA formyltransferase: protein MKLIFAGTPEFAAQALAAIIAAGHEVALVLTQPDRPAGRGMNLQPSPVKKLAVEHGIEVFQPLTLKDPVAQQKIADIDAEVMVVAAYGLILPQAVLDLPRHGCINIHASLLPRWRGAAPIQRALLAGDAETGVCIMQMEAGLDTGPVLLRGAFAVEPTDTTVSLHDRLADLGAKLAVEALGRLPLPAEPQPVEGVTYAHKIEKAEALIDWSREAVELDRHIRAFNPFPGAQAVFGGQTVKLWQAAPVAGHGEIGQILSVDRSTIVVACGKGALAVSELQKAGGKRLPVQQFLAGHPLKAGDRFDLPA, encoded by the coding sequence ATGAAGCTGATTTTTGCCGGAACACCGGAATTTGCTGCGCAGGCTCTGGCGGCCATTATTGCTGCCGGACACGAGGTGGCGCTCGTCCTGACCCAGCCGGACCGTCCGGCTGGCCGGGGAATGAACCTGCAACCTTCGCCGGTCAAGAAATTGGCGGTGGAACATGGCATCGAGGTTTTTCAGCCGCTCACGCTGAAAGATCCGGTTGCCCAGCAAAAAATTGCCGACATTGATGCCGAGGTCATGGTTGTTGCCGCCTACGGCTTGATTCTGCCGCAGGCAGTACTCGATTTGCCGCGCCATGGCTGCATCAACATCCATGCCTCCTTGCTGCCGCGCTGGCGTGGAGCTGCACCGATCCAGCGGGCATTGCTGGCCGGCGATGCCGAAACCGGCGTCTGCATCATGCAGATGGAGGCTGGACTGGATACCGGGCCAGTGCTGTTGCGTGGTGCTTTTGCGGTCGAACCGACCGATACCACGGTTTCATTGCACGACCGACTGGCCGATCTCGGGGCAAAACTGGCGGTCGAGGCATTGGGCCGCTTGCCTTTGCCAGCCGAGCCGCAGCCTGTCGAAGGGGTGACTTATGCCCACAAGATTGAAAAGGCCGAAGCCCTGATTGACTGGTCGAGGGAAGCGGTTGAGCTGGACCGGCACATTCGTGCTTTCAACCCATTTCCCGGCGCACAAGCTGTCTTCGGCGGACAGACGGTCAAACTCTGGCAGGCGGCACCGGTTGCCGGCCATGGTGAAATTGGCCAAATCCTGAGTGTCGACCGCAGCACCATCGTGGTTGCCTGCGGCAAGGGGGCTTTGGCGGTATCGGAATTGCAAAAAGCGGGTGGCAAGCGCTTGCCCGTCCAGCAATTCCTGGCCGGGCATCCACTCAAGGCGGGCGACCGTTTCGACCTGCCTGCCTGA
- a CDS encoding LysM peptidoglycan-binding domain-containing protein, which yields MVRIISALILAVTAVCASAAEPLTLVDNPPDRHIVVPGDTLWGISGKFLKQPWRWPDIWQMNKAEVKNPHRIYPGDIIMLDMSSGSPRLKIGKPVNLKAQPKVYSEAVQQIIPSIPSNVIEPFISQPLIIEPGETESPIRIVATQEDRMFLGNGDVAFVTGVPDASVEKWNIFRTGKPLKDPDTGEVIAHEAYFLGNARLVQPGEPAVMRVTLAKQEIGRGDRLLPAPLPDIIAYVPHRPENEISAKIMSIYGGVSEAGAGSVVTLNRGKNDSLEVGHVLALFRKRVSVGLDDNGRRVRTPIPEERYALAFIFRVFDRVAYALVVESSKAVMIGDAAKNP from the coding sequence ATGGTTCGCATTATATCCGCGCTCATTCTGGCTGTGACGGCCGTCTGCGCATCTGCTGCCGAACCACTCACCCTGGTCGACAACCCGCCCGACCGCCATATCGTTGTCCCCGGCGACACACTCTGGGGAATTTCCGGCAAGTTCCTCAAACAGCCTTGGCGCTGGCCCGATATCTGGCAAATGAACAAGGCCGAGGTCAAGAATCCGCACCGTATTTACCCTGGCGACATCATCATGCTCGACATGTCGAGCGGCAGCCCGCGGCTGAAAATCGGCAAACCAGTCAACCTCAAGGCTCAGCCCAAGGTTTATAGCGAAGCGGTTCAGCAGATCATCCCCAGCATTCCCTCGAATGTCATCGAGCCTTTCATTTCTCAACCGCTGATCATTGAGCCGGGAGAAACCGAAAGCCCGATTCGTATCGTCGCCACGCAGGAAGACCGAATGTTCCTGGGCAATGGCGATGTTGCATTCGTGACCGGCGTTCCGGACGCCAGCGTCGAGAAATGGAACATTTTCCGCACCGGCAAGCCCCTGAAGGACCCGGATACCGGGGAAGTCATCGCCCACGAAGCTTATTTCCTCGGCAATGCCCGCCTGGTTCAACCCGGAGAACCTGCGGTCATGCGCGTCACGCTGGCCAAACAGGAAATCGGCCGTGGCGACCGCCTGTTGCCGGCACCGCTCCCGGACATCATTGCCTACGTGCCGCATCGGCCGGAAAACGAGATCTCCGCCAAAATCATGTCGATTTACGGCGGCGTCAGCGAAGCGGGTGCCGGATCGGTCGTGACGCTCAATCGTGGCAAGAATGATTCGCTTGAAGTCGGGCATGTCCTCGCCCTATTCCGCAAGCGTGTATCTGTCGGCCTGGACGACAACGGCCGCCGTGTCCGCACGCCGATTCCCGAAGAACGTTATGCACTGGCCTTCATCTTCCGGGTATTCGACCGGGTCGCCTATGCGCTTGTTGTCGAATCGTCGAAGGCCGTGATGATCGGTGACGCTGCCAAAAATCCGTGA
- the speD gene encoding adenosylmethionine decarboxylase, whose product MNGLHLIADLHQCRCAPEFLLDAPGLETFCVDACTRHGLSVVGRLFHPFRDQQGNPAGVTGTVVLAESHLAIHTWPEINSVTLDVYVCNFSGDNSERAHALFSQVIDAFKPTHSEKKEVARGHLG is encoded by the coding sequence ATGAATGGCTTGCACCTGATCGCCGACCTGCACCAGTGTCGCTGCGCCCCCGAGTTTCTGCTCGATGCCCCCGGCCTCGAAACATTCTGTGTCGACGCCTGCACTCGCCACGGACTCAGCGTCGTCGGCCGGCTTTTTCACCCATTCCGTGATCAACAAGGCAATCCGGCCGGCGTAACCGGCACCGTCGTGCTGGCTGAATCACATCTGGCCATCCACACCTGGCCCGAGATCAACAGCGTGACCCTGGATGTCTATGTCTGCAACTTCAGCGGAGACAACAGCGAACGGGCGCATGCCCTGTTCAGCCAGGTGATCGATGCTTTCAAACCCACGCACAGCGAAAAAAAAGAGGTGGCACGCGGCCACCTCGGTTGA
- a CDS encoding S1/P1 nuclease — translation MSKHLLILVFLLISPLAEAWNGAGHRLSALIAWQQMSEKTRDAVSEALARHPDHSRWAEKAGTSEAAAIFAEASTWPDTIRNDPRFYDEGRQSATPAIPGLPENARHKHWHYVDLDKNGQRTEGEIDHQIDRLTQLLRSTAKEEQISYALPWLMHLVGDIHQPLHVGHHDDEGGTKTEIENPLNRRQPFSTLHAYWDELPGPSSLRGKRLEKFAGRLLETYPAPSQGNTLLWRDESHRLLGSAYPPNGSLLPAITESFDEQSRHIANRRITEAGYRLGRLLERIFAARVSRETP, via the coding sequence ATGTCGAAACACCTGCTTATCCTCGTCTTTTTGCTGATCAGCCCGCTAGCCGAAGCCTGGAACGGGGCTGGCCACCGCTTGAGCGCCTTGATTGCCTGGCAACAGATGTCGGAAAAAACCCGAGACGCGGTGAGTGAGGCGTTGGCCAGGCATCCCGACCATTCGCGCTGGGCGGAAAAAGCCGGCACGTCCGAAGCGGCCGCCATTTTTGCCGAAGCATCGACCTGGCCCGACACCATTCGCAACGATCCGCGTTTCTACGACGAGGGCCGGCAATCCGCCACGCCGGCAATTCCCGGTCTGCCCGAAAACGCACGCCACAAGCATTGGCACTACGTCGATCTGGATAAAAACGGCCAGCGGACCGAAGGTGAAATCGATCATCAAATCGACCGGCTCACCCAATTACTGCGGTCGACCGCGAAAGAAGAGCAAATCAGCTATGCCCTGCCCTGGCTGATGCATCTGGTTGGCGACATTCACCAACCGCTCCACGTCGGCCATCACGATGACGAGGGCGGCACAAAGACAGAAATTGAAAACCCGCTCAACAGGCGCCAACCCTTTTCCACCCTGCATGCCTACTGGGATGAGCTGCCCGGCCCTTCGTCATTGCGCGGGAAACGTCTTGAAAAATTTGCCGGCCGGCTGCTGGAAACATACCCCGCCCCAAGTCAGGGAAACACGCTGCTCTGGCGCGACGAAAGCCATCGCCTGCTGGGCAGCGCTTACCCGCCAAACGGGAGCCTGTTGCCGGCCATTACGGAAAGCTTCGACGAACAAAGCCGGCACATCGCCAATCGCCGGATCACCGAAGCAGGCTATCGGCTTGGTCGCTTGCTGGAACGTATCTTTGCCGCGCGGGTTTCACGTGAAACCCCCTAA